One Solanum lycopersicum chromosome 2, SLM_r2.1 genomic region harbors:
- the LOC101266691 gene encoding ATP-dependent DNA helicase Q-like SIM isoform X1, with protein MYFELFNFFCETVLYANLSKDTYASTKSKKYGMYTSCYRAKLLVEYFDEHLLLKIYLVDVKTHWLLCFFLCSLHVKDVCLCFSVDFLPRFFSGCDICIKGPPERQNLEAEAMIILQVVATHCRNFADISYGGYEGRLGESPNIKALVGKIREQCQQFSASDLLWWRGLA; from the exons ATGTATTTTGAGCtgtttaatttcttttgtgAAACAGTTCTGTATGCAAACTTGTCAAAGGACACCTACGCTTCTACCAAGTCAAAGAA ATATGGAATGTACACTTCTTGCTATAGAGCCAAGCTACTTGTGGAGTACTTTGACGAGCACTTACTTTTGAAGATATATCTCGTGGATGTCAAGACACACTGGCTATTGTGCTTTTTCCTTTGTTCCTTACATGTCAAGGATGTGTGCTTGTGCTTCTCTGTTGATTTTCTTCCACGTTTCTTTTCGGG GTGTGATATATGCATCAAAGGTCCACCTGAAAGACAGAATTTAGAGGCTGAGGCAATGATCATCTTGCAAGTTGTTGCTACTCATTGT AGGAATTTTGCAGACATCTCCTATGGTGGTTATGAAGGGAGACTTGGTGAGAGTCCAAACATCAAGGCTTTAGTCGGCAAAATAAGAGAACAG TGTCAACAATTTAGTGCAAGTGACCTCTTGTGGTGGAGAGGTCTTGCTTGA
- the LOC101266691 gene encoding ATP-dependent DNA helicase Q-like SIM isoform X2 translates to MYTSCYRAKLLVEYFDEHLLLKIYLVDVKTHWLLCFFLCSLHVKDVCLCFSVDFLPRFFSGCDICIKGPPERQNLEAEAMIILQVVATHCRNFADISYGGYEGRLGESPNIKALVGKIREQCQQFSASDLLWWRGLA, encoded by the exons ATGTACACTTCTTGCTATAGAGCCAAGCTACTTGTGGAGTACTTTGACGAGCACTTACTTTTGAAGATATATCTCGTGGATGTCAAGACACACTGGCTATTGTGCTTTTTCCTTTGTTCCTTACATGTCAAGGATGTGTGCTTGTGCTTCTCTGTTGATTTTCTTCCACGTTTCTTTTCGGG GTGTGATATATGCATCAAAGGTCCACCTGAAAGACAGAATTTAGAGGCTGAGGCAATGATCATCTTGCAAGTTGTTGCTACTCATTGT AGGAATTTTGCAGACATCTCCTATGGTGGTTATGAAGGGAGACTTGGTGAGAGTCCAAACATCAAGGCTTTAGTCGGCAAAATAAGAGAACAG TGTCAACAATTTAGTGCAAGTGACCTCTTGTGGTGGAGAGGTCTTGCTTGA